The Arachidicoccus terrestris genome includes the window TGAAAAATCAGGAACATAAAGAAGGTAAAAAAACGCCTTATGAATAAAAATATATTTTTCACACCCTACCTCGTTATTGACTATAGCGAGCTACTGCCCCGTTCACTAAACATCGTTACTTAGCATTCATCAAGCTGACGCCTCAAAATAAATATCCCGGTATAATGCCTGCGCCTAAAAATACGACTTCCTGTCAACCGCTTCCTATAAAACTTATACAGTTATCTGAATAACCTGATTCCGCTCATGCCGGCCAGCTGTTACTGGGTCTGCATGACAGCGACCGGGATCAGCATTAACGCATAATAAAAGGAAAACGCTGGTAGTGCTTCAAGGCAATACCTGTGCCACGAACCACGCTTTTAAGCGGATCATCTGCAATATGTACCGGTAATTTAATTTTCTGGCCCAGCCTTTTATCCAGTCCGCGAAGTAATGCGCCTCCACCGGTCAGGTATAAGCCCCGGCGGTAGATATCTGCTGCCAGCTCGGGAGGGGTGGTTTCCAGGGCTTTTAATATGGCTTCTTCTATTTTGAAAATACTTTTATCAAGTGCTTCTGCGATTTCCTGATAGCTGACCATGATCTGCTTGGGAATGCCGGTAACCAGGTCGCGGCCATTGACGGGCAAGTCATCAGGCGGATTATCCAGATCCTTCATGGCGGCGCCTAACTGGATTTTGATCTGCTCAGCGGTTCTTTCCCCGATCAGCAGACTGTGGTAACGCCTCAGCGCTTCCATAATATCAGCCGTAAATTCATCACCGGCGATACGGATGCTCTGATCACAGACAATACCCGCCAAAGCGATCACGGTAATACCTGTCGTTCCGCCTCCGATATCAATAATCATATTACCTACCGGCTCTTCCACATCGATTCCGATACCGATCGCAGCGGCCATAGGTTCATGTAACAAATATACTTCTTTGGCTCCGGCCTGTTCGGCACTGTCACGGACGGCTCTTTTTTCTACTTCTGTAATGCTGGATGGAATACAGATCATCATCCTCCAACTGGGGGGAAAAAGTGGCTTTTTGGGATGGATCATTTTGATCATTTCCCGGATCATCAACTCCGCTGCATTAAAGTCAGCGATCACACCGTCTTTTAAAGGACGGACTGTCCGGATGCTTTCATGGGTCTTTTCATGCATCAGTAAGGCGCGTTTCCCGACGGCCAATACTTCTTTCGGATTATTGCGGTTCAGCGCTACAATAGAGGGCTCATTTACCACAATTTCCTCATTATGAATGATTAAGGTATTAGCGGTACCTAAATCCATCGCTATTTCCTGCGTAAAAAAATTAAAAAGTCCCATTCTTTTTCTTGCTGCGTTTATTGTGTTGAAGATGCAAAGTGAAGCTAAATATAGTGAAATAACAAAACAGATTTTTATAATTATTTACACATTATAAATGTTTGCGTTATT containing:
- a CDS encoding rod shape-determining protein; translated protein: MGLFNFFTQEIAMDLGTANTLIIHNEEIVVNEPSIVALNRNNPKEVLAVGKRALLMHEKTHESIRTVRPLKDGVIADFNAAELMIREMIKMIHPKKPLFPPSWRMMICIPSSITEVEKRAVRDSAEQAGAKEVYLLHEPMAAAIGIGIDVEEPVGNMIIDIGGGTTGITVIALAGIVCDQSIRIAGDEFTADIMEALRRYHSLLIGERTAEQIKIQLGAAMKDLDNPPDDLPVNGRDLVTGIPKQIMVSYQEIAEALDKSIFKIEEAILKALETTPPELAADIYRRGLYLTGGGALLRGLDKRLGQKIKLPVHIADDPLKSVVRGTGIALKHYQRFPFIMR